One region of Anas acuta chromosome Z, bAnaAcu1.1, whole genome shotgun sequence genomic DNA includes:
- the DIRAS2 gene encoding GTP-binding protein Di-Ras2: MPEQSNDYRVVVFGAGGVGKSSLVLRFVKGTFRESYIPTIEDTYRQVISCDKSICTLQITDTTGSHQFPAMQRLSISKGHAFILVYSITSRQSLEELKPIYEQICQIKGDVESIPIMLVGNKNDENQNREVDSSEGEAMAKKWKCAFMETSAKLNHNVKELFQELLNLEKRRTVSLQIDGKKSKQQKRKEKLKGKCVVM; encoded by the coding sequence ATGCCAGAGCAAAGCAATGATTACAGGGTTGTTGTGTTTGGGGCAGGAGGAGTTGGCAAAAGTTCTCTGGTCTTGAGATTTGTGAAAGGTACTTTCAGAGAGAGCTACATCCCTACCATAGAAGATACCTATCGGCAGGTGATCAGCTGTGATAAAAGTATATGCACTTTGCAGATAACTGACACTACTGGAAGCCATCAATTTCCAGCCATGCAACGTCTTTCTATTTCTAAGGGACACGCTTTCATTTTGGTTTACTCTATCACCAGCCGACAGTCCTTGGAGGAACTCAAACCAATCTATGAACAAATATGTCAGATTAAGGGAGATGTAGAAAGCATTCCTATAATGCTGGTGGGGAACAAAAATGACGAGAATCAAAATCGAGAAGTGGACAGCAGTGAAGGAGAAGCCATGGCCAAGAAGTGGAAGTGTGCCTTCATGGAGACCTCTGCCAAGCTGAACCACAATGTGAAGGAGTTATTCCAAGAGCTGTTAAATCTGGAGAAACGCAGGACTGTGAGTTTACAAATTGATGGCAAAAAAAGTaagcaacagaaaaggaaagagaagctgaaaggCAAATGTGTGGTCATGTGA